A part of Halobacillus shinanisalinarum genomic DNA contains:
- a CDS encoding gamma-type small acid-soluble spore protein produces the protein MKENDNLTAAGTNIDKVKRKNEHSGMSYNEAKEFMAKTTKGHGTETYSDTDIEDVKRKNRNQEH, from the coding sequence ATGAAGGAAAACGATAATCTTACCGCAGCAGGCACAAATATCGATAAGGTAAAAAGAAAAAATGAGCACTCCGGCATGTCTTACAATGAAGCCAAAGAATTTATGGCTAAAACCACAAAGGGACATGGTACTGAAACCTATAGTGATACTGACATAGAGGACGTTAAAAGAAAGAATCGAAATCAGGAACATTAA
- a CDS encoding cytoplasmic protein, with translation MKNGDEVVGGVGKRTGNNIPEVKFTKEQPANKPKNAPNPERWLNKGGTIKIDEQDTWRYTDWEGNSVSYPDGYADFKSSGMVKQEVRKFQNYDKDFAKADKLAPNGPKSDKTHGIIMRI, from the coding sequence GTGAAGAATGGTGATGAAGTTGTAGGAGGTGTTGGAAAGCGAACAGGAAATAATATACCTGAAGTAAAGTTTACAAAAGAACAACCTGCAAATAAACCTAAAAACGCGCCTAACCCAGAAAGGTGGCTTAACAAAGGTGGAACTATTAAAATTGATGAACAAGATACCTGGAGATATACTGACTGGGAGGGTAATTCTGTAAGCTATCCAGATGGCTACGCAGATTTTAAATCGTCTGGTATGGTGAAACAGGAGGTTCGTAAGTTTCAAAACTATGATAAAGATTTTGCTAAAGCAGATAAACTTGCTCCAAATGGACCAAAATCTGATAAAACACATGGCATCATCATGAGGATTTAA
- a CDS encoding alpha/beta-type small acid-soluble spore protein → MVRNKILVPQARKDLDLLKARVMKGKGYDTNMTNPDDVKYEVAKEQGIPLKKGYNGQITSEQAGKVGGPIGGNMVKEMVKMAQEKMTKK, encoded by the coding sequence ATGGTCAGGAATAAAATATTAGTTCCGCAAGCCCGAAAAGATTTAGATCTGTTAAAAGCACGGGTTATGAAAGGAAAAGGCTATGATACCAACATGACAAACCCGGATGACGTAAAATACGAGGTGGCAAAGGAACAAGGAATTCCATTGAAAAAAGGATATAACGGTCAAATCACCTCAGAACAAGCTGGAAAAGTTGGAGGGCCCATTGGCGGAAACATGGTTAAGGAAATGGTCAAAATGGCTCAAGAAAAAATGACGAAAAAATAA
- a CDS encoding DUF3892 domain-containing protein has translation MADFEQIYNKYKQDGEQQASQESQNAIDDGREEIVAVRKNEDDDIIAVQTSKGRELDYVSALEEAKQGHLAHVDVFHKYGRDILRSEPDGIKSNNLDNLPTF, from the coding sequence TTGGCAGATTTTGAGCAAATTTATAACAAATATAAGCAAGACGGAGAACAACAGGCGTCTCAAGAAAGTCAGAACGCTATTGATGATGGGCGAGAAGAGATTGTAGCGGTACGAAAAAACGAAGATGACGACATCATTGCGGTTCAAACGAGTAAAGGGCGGGAGCTTGATTATGTCTCCGCTTTAGAAGAAGCGAAGCAAGGTCACCTGGCCCATGTGGATGTTTTTCATAAATACGGGCGCGATATTTTGCGAAGCGAGCCGGATGGTATCAAGAGCAACAACCTTGACAATTTACCAACATTTTAA
- a CDS encoding YaiI/YqxD family protein — translation MKIYVDADACPVKDIIISEGTNEDIPVILVTSFSHYSNEEPQSGVETIYVDSDPEAADYRIMKLAKMGDIIITQDYGLASLGLAKGCTVLHHKGFSYTQENIDQLLQTRYLSAMARKSGKRTKGPKPFTLEDKENFRGVFKKAISH, via the coding sequence ATGAAAATTTATGTTGATGCAGATGCTTGTCCGGTAAAAGATATTATTATTTCTGAAGGTACAAATGAGGATATTCCTGTTATCCTCGTTACTAGTTTTTCTCATTATTCTAATGAGGAACCACAATCAGGAGTGGAAACCATTTATGTTGATTCTGATCCAGAGGCTGCAGATTATCGGATTATGAAATTAGCAAAAATGGGAGACATCATTATTACCCAAGATTATGGCCTTGCTTCGCTAGGTTTAGCAAAAGGTTGTACCGTTCTTCACCATAAAGGCTTTAGCTATACACAGGAAAACATTGACCAACTATTACAAACACGTTATTTGAGTGCAATGGCTCGAAAAAGCGGAAAGCGTACAAAGGGTCCAAAGCCATTCACCTTAGAAGATAAGGAGAATTTTAGGGGAGTTTTTAAAAAAGCCATTTCCCATTAA